Genomic DNA from Clostridium sp. BJN0013:
AGAAAATATTTGAATTCATCAAAATTAATTAACATATCTCAATTGGATACAGATAGGGTAATATTCCTAGACTTTCAAAGTTTGAATGAATTAGGTTTTGACAACATATATACTTTAGTTGTAGAAATAATGGGAAAACACAGTAATATAACTTTAATTCGTAAAAAAGACACTATGATTATGGATAGTATAAAACATATAACACCTGAAATTAATTCTATCAGATCCTTATTTCCTGGAATTAAATATATTTTTCCACCTATTTCTAATAAATTAAATCCTTTTTGCTGTAAAAGAGAAGAATTCAAACATGTAGTGCAAAACATGAAATTCCTGGATAATAAATCTTTTTCTAAAATATTTACAGGTGTAAGTACTTCTTTTTCGAAAGAATTATATCATATGCTATCTGAATTAAAATTATCTCAACTAGATATTTTTAAAGAATCAACTATAACTGTCTTACATAGCTTCTGCAACAAAATCTTTTCTCAGTTTAAAAATAATGAGTTTTATTTTGTCTATTATACTAAAGATGGAAAAATGAAAGACTTCTACTGTAGTAAATTAACTTATCTAAATGATTATGAAGAAGTACATTATTCCACTCCATCTAAGCTTATAGATGATTTTTATTACGAAAAAGATATGGCAGACAGATTAAATAGCAAAAGTTCTGATATGCAAAAGTTGATAAATATAAACTTAGAGCGCTGCAATAAAAAAATTAAAATTTTAATAGAAAATTTAAAAGATTGTAAAAATAAAGATATATACAGAATACATGGAGAATTACTTACCTCAAATATTTACAATATACATAAGGGAGACTCTCATATAAAAGTTCAAAATTATTACAGTGATACACTAGAATATATGAGCATAAAATTAGATATAAACAAGACACCTTCTGAAAATATTCAAAGCTATTTTAAAAAATATAATAAATTAAAGAAAACAGAAAAAGCAGCTGAAGAACAATTAAAAATAGCTAAAGAAGAAATTGAATACCTAAATTCTGTATTTATAAATATAAAAAATTCTGACAGTTATGATCATATTGAAGAAATAAAAAGAGAACTTATGGAAACAGGATATATTAAATTTAAAAAATCAACAAATAAGAAAAAAACTAAAGCTTTCAAACCTGCAAAGTTTATATCAAGTGACGGTATAGAAATATACGTAGGTAAAAACAACCTACAAAATGACTACCTTACTTTAAAATTTGCAGACAAAAGAGACTTATGGTTTCATACAAAAAATACTGCGGGTTCCCATGTAATAGTAAAAAATTTTGGTAAAGTTCCAGACAAAACTCTGGAAGAGGCTGCCAGTCTTGCTGCCTATTATAGCAAGGCCCGAAATTCTTCAAAAGTAGCTGTAGATTATACGGAGGTTAGAAATACGCATAGGCCAAATGGAGCTAAACCTGGAATGGTAATATATTACTCCAATAAAACTATATATATAACCCCTGAGAAACCTTCTATTGAGCAAATAGACTAAAATTCAAAAATTCATGAAAAACTTGCAATCCCCTATAAACTATCTTATAATTAATTAGAAATTTAATATCCTTTAAAGTGATCCCGTGAGGTCAATAAGGCAATTAAAATAGGTACTTTTATGCCCTCTCGTTTGGAGAAGGGCTTTTTTATTTAGTTAAAACACAATATGAGGAGGTGAAATTATTGAAATTAAAAGCACTTATACTTGATGAAAAAGCTATAAACAGAACTTTGACTAGAATATCCCATGAAATAATAGAAAAAAACAAAGGTGCAGAAGATATAGTACTTGTGGGTATAAAGAGAAGGGGATATCCTCTGGCAAAGAGACTATCAGAAAATATTTATAAAATTGAAAAACTTAAGTTAAAAGTGGAAAGTGTAGATATCAGTCTTTACAGAGATGACTTAAGCCGATTATCCAAGCAGCCTATCATAAGAGAATCACACCCAATAGATGTAGAAGATAAAAAGATAATATTAGTAGATGATGTAATTTATACTGGAAGGACTGCAAGGGCTGCAATAGATGCAATAATACATTCTGGAAGACCAAAATTAATACAGCTGGCTGTATTAATTGATAGAGGTCATAGAGAACTTCCTATAAGAGCTGACTATGTAGGTAAAAATATTCCTACATCTAGAAATGAAATAGTCTCTGTAGAAATTTCAGAAATAGATAAATATAATTCAGTAAAAATATATGAAGTTTAAAGTTTTTAAAATAATGGAGAGTGTTTGTAAATGAAAAATTATGTAGACGTAGAAGAAAAACTACCCTTAAAGATTACCCTGCCATTGAGTTTTCAACATTTGTTTGCCATGGTAGGAGCTACTATACTTGTACCAATACTTACAGGTATGAGTCCATCCATTGCTTTATTTTGCAGTGGTGTAGGAACTCTTTTGTATATACTCTGTACTAAAGCCAAGCTTCCTGCATATATAGGTTCCTCTTTTGCCTTTATAACTCCAATACTTATAGCTTCAAAAAATTATGGACCGGAAGCTATGCTTTCTGGTGTAATAGCTTCTGGATTGGTTTATATAATTGTAGCAATTATAATAAAACTTTGTGGTGTAAATTGGCTCAACAGAGCTCTTCCCCCTGTAGTTGTAGGTTCTATAGTTATAGTTATAGGATTAGGTCTTGCAGGTACAGCTATAAATTGGGCTGGATTTAATCCATCTTTTGTAAACGATCAAATGCAAAATGTTCCAAGGTGGGCCTGGATAACAGTCTCAGTAGTTACACTAGCTGTAGGAGTAATTGGAAGTATGTATTTTAGGGGTTTTCTTGCTGTAATACCTATACTGGTAGCTATGATAGTAGGTTATACACTCTCACTGGTTTTAGGTATTATACCTAAACAAGCTATAGATTCTATATTATCCAGTACTTTCTTTAAAGTACCTGCTTTTATGTTTCCTAGGTTTAATATAAATGCCATGCTGCTTATGGCTCCCATTGCCTTCGTTACTCTGGCAGAACATATAGGTCATGTCTACGTAACCAACAATGTAGTTGGCAGAGACTTTACAAAGGAGCCAGGTCTTCACAGATCTATACTGGGAGACGGTGTAGCCACAATGTTTGCAGGTTTTACAGGAGGACCTCCAAACACAACTTACGGAGAAAACATAGGTGTTATGGCTATAACTAAAGTATATAGTGTATGGATTATAGGAGGTGCTGCAATAATAGCTATAGTTTTATCCTTTATAGGACCTGTGGCCACTCTTATTGAGAATATGCCCATACCTGTAATAGGCGGAGTAAGTATATTGCTCTTTGGTATAATAGCATCTTCTGGTTTTAGAATATTTGTAGAGGATAAAATAGATTTTAGCAAAAATAGAAACCTTATATTGGCTTCTGTCATAATAGTAATAGGCATAGGGGGAGCTTCTTTAGATTTTACCTTGGGAGGTTCTCCGGTACAAATATCTGGAGTTGCACTTTCAACTATTATAGGAATAATATTAAATTTAATACTACCCGAACAAAGTGCTGCAGAATTAAAAAACTCAAATTAAAAATTTAAAGATGAAGTGTGGTGAATTTAAAAGGCATACTACCACACTTCATCTTCCTCAAGTGCTTAATATACCTGACTTTGAAGAAGATGGGAGTATTAACTAATTGCCACCTTTGGATAAAATATCTACTATTCTCTTAAAATGCTCCGGTATTTCTACCTCAAACTCCATATACATACCTGTAGTAGGATGTATAAAACCTAACTTTTGGGCATGAAGTAACTGACCTTTTAAATTAAATTTCTGTTTCTTATAGCCGTATACCGGATCTCCTACAATAGGATGTCCTAAGTAACACATATGTACCCTTATTTGATGCGTTCTTCCTGTTTCAAGTATACATTTAACTAAAGTGTAATCTTTAAATCTTTTAATTACCTTATAATGGGTAATAGCTTTTTTGCCATCTTCTGCCACTGCCATCTTTATTTTATCTTTTTTATGTCTTCCAATAGGCTTATCTAAACTTCCTTCTTCTTCTTTTACAATTCCTTCAACTAAAGCTATATACTCTCTGGTCATAGAATGATCCTTTAGTTGTTCTGATAATTTATTGTGAGATATATCATTCTTGGCAACAACAAGTATTCCAGAGGTATCCTTATCTATTCTATGTACTATCCCCGGCCTTGCAATTCCATTTATACCTGATAAATCCTCTCTACAGTGATTTAAAAGTGCATTTACCAAAGTACCCGTATGTACTCCTGCAGCTGGATGCACTATCATTCCCTGAGGCTTATTTACCACAACTACATCACTATCTTCATACAGTATATCAAGTTTTATATTTTCTGCTTTTATGTTAAGCTCTACAGCATCTGGTAAAGAGACCCTAATATTGTCTCCTATCTTAGTTCTATAATTGGATTTTTTTACCCTTTCATTTACTTCCACTAACCTATCCTCTATTAAATTTTGAATATAGGATCTAGATTTATCCTGAACATGTTTGCAAATAAATAAATCCAATCTTAAATTTTCTTCTTCATCATTTACTAAAAAATTTCTAACTTTCATATTTTTCTTCCTTTAACAAACAAAATGCCAATACTATAGTACCTGTTACCACTAAAACATCAGCTATATTAAATATAGGAAAATAGTAAATATTTTTAAAATGAAGGGCTATAAAATCAACTACATATTTATATAATATTCTATCTATCAGATTACCCAAAGCTCCACTTATTATAAGTGAAAAACTTATTTTAATTATTTTTGATTGAGGCCTGAATTTAAAAATATAATATACCATACCTATGATTACAACTATTGTGATTGTAGTAAGCAAATATAATTTATTTTGTAAAATTCCAAAGGCAGCTCCCCTATTCTTCAGATAAAAAAGAGATACCATATTATTCACCACATCTATATAAGAATTTTCAGATAAATTTTGCATAATCCACACTTTGGTAAGCCTATCTACAGCAAGTCCCAGTAGTATTATAACTATCTCCATTAATTACCTCCAGTCTTATTGTTTTACATTTACTATAAACTTTTAATTACATTTTTCAATATTTCTGTAGAATTTTTTATAGCAATAGGTGCAAATTCTTCATACTCCATACTAGCTCCATTATTTGCATTATCAGATATGGATCTTATTATAACAAAAGGTACATTGTTCAAATAAGCTACTTGAGCAATACTTCCACCCTCCATTTCACAAGCAAGAGCATTGAATTTCTTATATAAATATTTTACCTTTTCTGAACTTGAAATAAATTCATCCCCTGTAACTATTCTTCCCACAAAGCTATTTTTATTTTTCATTTTAGAACAAGTACTTTTAACTTTTTTTACAAGTCTTTCATCACATTTAAAATCATATGTATCCAATCTAGGTATTTGTCCTATTTCATATCCAAAGGCCACAGCATTAACATCATGCTGTACCAGACTATCTGCTATAACTATATCTCCAGGATATACATTTTCTGCTACTCCCCCTGCAATACCCACATTTATTATTATATCCACTTTAAAATCATCTATAAGTATTTGAGTACATACTGCTGCATTTACTTTCCCTATACCACTTCTTACCACTACTATATCTTTACCATACAATTTTCCTGAATTAAACTCCATATTAGCTTTTAATTCAGTTTTATGAAGTTTCAATTCAGATAATATTATCTTCAGTTCTTCATCCATAGCCCCAATAATTCCAATAATCATAATATAAATACACCTCTTTCGATCTTATTAAATAGCATATATAACTTATTGTAAATTGTCAACTTTTACACATATGGTAGGGATAAGTTCTTTTTAGATTCAGATGGAAAAGGGGTATTTACTATAGTAAACTCCACTTGAATCTAAGAAAAACTTGATATAAAAAAAGTCACTCTAATTTCAGAGTGGCCTTTTTTTTATCCTTTTACAAAAAAATTCTTAATTTCTTCCAATTCATCTTCTTCTGTAAAAATTTCATCTTCAATCTTACTTATTTCTTTAGTATCATACTTATCTACATCATCTTTATTTATATTATCTACGTATTCTTCCTTATTTAAATTACTTTCCTTTAAAGATGGAGAGAATTCAATACCCTTTGGTTCCACTTTTTCTATGCTCTTTACCTCAATATCCTTTTCAGGGATCTCATCCATCTCATATCCTATATTGTAGTTTTTTACAAAATCCTTTTCCATATCATCAAACATTTCCAATTGAGTTTTAACAAAACTTCTAAACTTAGTTCTGAATTTACTAAATTCCTGTTTTGACCTCTCAAATTCATCATTAATTTGAATTACATCACTGTGGGCCTTATCTATTATTTTCTGGGCAGTTTCATTGGCATTTTTCAGCATGCACTCACTTTCCCTTTTTGCATTCTCCTTAACCTGTTCAGAGGTATTTTGAGCTAATAAAAGAGTTCCTTTTATAGTATTTTCCATTTTATTATAATGATTCACTTTATCTTCCATAAGCTGAAGTTTTTCCTTTAAAAGAGAATTTTCTTTACATATGGCTTCATAAGACTCTGCTATTTTATCCAAAAATTCATCTACTTCGTCTATATTATAGCCTCTGAGCCCTTTCTTAAATTCTTTATTTGTTATTTCCCCTGCAGTTATCAACATCCTAAGCACCTCAAATCAATTAAATTTTTTTATGTGAAGTTTACATCCTCCTCTTCTGGTATAACCCAACTTTTTTACAATTTTAAACTTTCCATAACCTCTGACAATTATAACACACACAGAATCATTTATGACTTTATCTTTTTTAGTTATAGGCAAATAATCTAAAAGTACCTTGCCTTGTTTCACAAGCTCTTCTGATTTACTTCTAGATATTCTGCACATGGAACTTAGTAAACAGTCAATTCTAAGTGACGAAGTATTTATATCAAAAGTTTTAAAATCATAGTCAGGAATTTGATTTATATTAGTCTCTAAAAAGATTGTATTACATCCACATTTTCCTATACTGTTTAAATTCATCTGTATATAACCACTTATGTCTTCATGAACAGCTACATAACATTCATTATTTTCTTTTACTATTAAATCTCCAAATTTTCCTCTTTTAATTCCTAAAGCCATAAGTGCACCTAAATAATCTCTATGTTGAAGCCTGACAAATTTGGAGTTACATTTTATCTTCATAAGCCTTATAGGATAATCTGATACTTCACTTTCTGAAAACGCTAAAATCTTCCTTTCTGCATTTTCAAATATGCCATAACTATATACATTTATTCCAATTTGCTCTTTAAAATCCTCTAAGGTTTTCCAAAGATTCGGAGGATAAAACTCTGAAGTAAATACATTCTTGTGAATTTTTTTTGCTAAAATTATTTTATCATATATAGATAGTATTTCACTTTCATTATAAAAGTAAAATTTACTTAAAAAAGTATTTTTGTCCATAATTCTCCTTTAAAATTTTTCTATAGGCTATTACATAAATGCTTCAATTATTGTAAATATAATTCCTCTTATTATATCTATCATAAAAAAAGCTACTATAGGTGAAAAATCTATCATAAGTCCAGGCATAATTCTTTCTTGAAGCATTCTACCCGGTTTCATAAGAGGCTCTGTAAACACATGCAAAAGTTCCACAAAAGCATTACCTCTTCCTGGCATAATCCATGATAAAATTACATCTAATATAATAGCAGCCTCAAGAAATCTAAATAAAAGAGATATTGCAACGGCTAAAGTATTGCTTATCATTTTTTCCTCCAATTATTTTATTTATACTATTATTTCCAACCAAATATTTTTTTTGCAGATAATTCATTTTTTAAATCACTACTAACTTCTACACTAGATGGGGAAAGTATATATACTCCCTTTTCTATTTCCTCCAGATCTCCACCCAATGCATAACTTGCTCCACCCATAAAATCCAACAATCTCTGGGCTATTCTGGTTTCTAATCCTGTAGTATTTATAACTATAATCTTTCTATTTTTAAGTTCATCACATATATCCGCTGCTTCTTCATAGGTAGTTGGCTTAACTATCCTAACTTTAGCTGATATTGTAGTATGTATACTTACAACTTTATTTTGTCTTTTAGAGTTCATAATAGTCTCTACATCTGTAAAATCATCTTTTGCATTTTTTCCCTCTTCAACTTCTTCTGTATCCTCTTCCAAATCATCTTCTAACCCTAAGAATCCCATCATTTTGTTTATCATCTTGCCAGCCATAAAAAATACCTCCTATTTATTATTATAATTTCTCTTTCCAAATATACCTTCCCCAATTCTTACCAAAGTAGAGCCTTCTTCAACAGCTACACCATAATCATGAGTCATACCCATGGATAGTATATCCATGCTAATGTTTGTGAACTTCTTATTTTTTAGATCCTCAAAAATATACTTCATTTTTCGAAAATAGTTTCTACAACTTTTTTCATCTCCTATGGGAATTACAGACATAAGACCTTTAACTTTAACATTAGTACATAACTCACAGGCTTCTATTAATTCTTCTAAATTTTCTAAATATATGCCTGTCTTATTTTCTTCACGTCCTATATTTATTTGAATAAGCACATTTGCAGTCAAATCTTTAGCTTTATAGTGTTTTTCTAATTCCTGGAGGAGTTTTACACTATCTAGAGAATGGATAAGTTCTACTTTACCTACTATATATTTTACTTTATTTCTTTGAAGATGACCTATAAAATGCCATCTTATATCTTTAGGCAAATTAGGTTCTTTATTTATAAATTCCTGAACTTTATTTTCTCCAAAGTCTCTAATACCTAAATCGTAGACTTTTTGTATATCTTCAATAGATTTTGTTTTTGAAACTGCTACTAAAATAACATCATTTTCTCTTAAATCTCCTTCAATCTTACTTAAATTTTCCTTAATTGACAATAATACCGTCTCCTTATATCTTTAAACACAGTTTTTAAACACTACAAATACCTTATAAATTATTTATTCTTCACGGACATTAAAATTCCTTCAAAAATTATTTTTTTTTTATTAATTTTAAATAAATTTATATAAATTAATATATATTATAAAAAATATAACAATACTTAATTTTCCTTCTCCATAAAGTGTATTTTATATTGTCCATTATAAGCGGGTATTTGTATATTATCAGATTTTTTCACATTCACCTTTATTTTTCTAATCATCATTGTCTTTAGATAATTCTCATTTGACATCATATAATTATAAAGTACATCTTTATTTCCTATGGCATCAATTAAAAAAGGAGCTGCAATCTTTACTCCATTCACTCTTAAAAAAGGTCCACTGCAATATACTTCAGAACTGTTTACTATTCTATGTCCATTTATAGAAACTGCCTCTGCATCTGCATTTTTCAGATCATTTATTACCTGTATAATATCAGTATTATGAACAATTTTCATTTGATATTCAAGTACATCCAGTCCATCTTCCATGGTAGCATCATCTAAATATATACTTATTCCCTGTCCCTCCACAGCTACCTTTCCAAGTATTATATTAGATTTATCTATTTCTTCATTCATGGTATTTATAACCTGAGCTTCATTTTCTTCATTATCCATATATTTTTTTAATTTATTATAATTATCATTATACTGCGCTGTTAATGACAATATTTCACTATAGATCTGATTTTTATAACTATACGCGTCTTGATATTGTTTTGCACTTAAAAATACTGATTTTGTAGTTTTTCCCTTGTAAATACTAATATTCATAGATATAAGTATACCTATAATTACAGAAGCTATAAAAACAAAAACATTGGCTTCAGTAGCCTTCATTTACTTCACCTCATTGACGTAATTTGGTTTTTTCTATTAACAGCCTTCGTATAATTGCAAAATTATCAAATATTCTACCTCCAAAAACTATAACTGCCGCTAAATATATAGGTACTCCAAGCTTATCTCCTAAATAGGCAAGTGCTGCTGCTAGTACTGCATTTCCAAAAAAACCAGATATAAAAATATCTAATTGAAAATCCTTAGACAGATTAGCTCTTACAGCGCCAAACACCGAATCTAAACAAGCCAAAATTGCTACAGACATATAAGGGGAAAATTTATCTGGAATATTCACATTCCAGACTATCCCTATAATTATTCCTAGCATAAGACCAATAAACCCTATCATCTTTTATCACATCCTACTATTCTTTTACAGGCTTTGCATACTCAAATTTATATGTACCATTATATTTCTTTATATTTATGCTGTCTGATTTTTCAAATTTAACTTCACATATGGTTTTCAAATCTGTAAATACTTCCGGAAATCCCATAGCACTGTAAAGTAAATTTTTATCTCCTATAGCCTTTATTACTATTCTACTGGAGGGTGATATTTTTTCATCATTTATAAGTATATAATTACCTGCAGTCCTTATGCCTGTCCTTAAAACAATCCTTATATCATTTATAGATATAGCCTCTGCTC
This window encodes:
- a CDS encoding NFACT family protein codes for the protein MALDGIFIHSILQELKLKLLGGKVEKVNQPEKDEITLTVRNEKTVHKLLISSSSIYPKIHLTYKNKKNPMQPPMFCMILRKYLNSSKLINISQLDTDRVIFLDFQSLNELGFDNIYTLVVEIMGKHSNITLIRKKDTMIMDSIKHITPEINSIRSLFPGIKYIFPPISNKLNPFCCKREEFKHVVQNMKFLDNKSFSKIFTGVSTSFSKELYHMLSELKLSQLDIFKESTITVLHSFCNKIFSQFKNNEFYFVYYTKDGKMKDFYCSKLTYLNDYEEVHYSTPSKLIDDFYYEKDMADRLNSKSSDMQKLININLERCNKKIKILIENLKDCKNKDIYRIHGELLTSNIYNIHKGDSHIKVQNYYSDTLEYMSIKLDINKTPSENIQSYFKKYNKLKKTEKAAEEQLKIAKEEIEYLNSVFINIKNSDSYDHIEEIKRELMETGYIKFKKSTNKKKTKAFKPAKFISSDGIEIYVGKNNLQNDYLTLKFADKRDLWFHTKNTAGSHVIVKNFGKVPDKTLEEAASLAAYYSKARNSSKVAVDYTEVRNTHRPNGAKPGMVIYYSNKTIYITPEKPSIEQID
- the pyrR gene encoding bifunctional pyr operon transcriptional regulator/uracil phosphoribosyltransferase PyrR; this encodes MKLKALILDEKAINRTLTRISHEIIEKNKGAEDIVLVGIKRRGYPLAKRLSENIYKIEKLKLKVESVDISLYRDDLSRLSKQPIIRESHPIDVEDKKIILVDDVIYTGRTARAAIDAIIHSGRPKLIQLAVLIDRGHRELPIRADYVGKNIPTSRNEIVSVEISEIDKYNSVKIYEV
- the uraA gene encoding uracil permease encodes the protein MKNYVDVEEKLPLKITLPLSFQHLFAMVGATILVPILTGMSPSIALFCSGVGTLLYILCTKAKLPAYIGSSFAFITPILIASKNYGPEAMLSGVIASGLVYIIVAIIIKLCGVNWLNRALPPVVVGSIVIVIGLGLAGTAINWAGFNPSFVNDQMQNVPRWAWITVSVVTLAVGVIGSMYFRGFLAVIPILVAMIVGYTLSLVLGIIPKQAIDSILSSTFFKVPAFMFPRFNINAMLLMAPIAFVTLAEHIGHVYVTNNVVGRDFTKEPGLHRSILGDGVATMFAGFTGGPPNTTYGENIGVMAITKVYSVWIIGGAAIIAIVLSFIGPVATLIENMPIPVIGGVSILLFGIIASSGFRIFVEDKIDFSKNRNLILASVIIVIGIGGASLDFTLGGSPVQISGVALSTIIGIILNLILPEQSAAELKNSN
- a CDS encoding RluA family pseudouridine synthase, which codes for MKVRNFLVNDEEENLRLDLFICKHVQDKSRSYIQNLIEDRLVEVNERVKKSNYRTKIGDNIRVSLPDAVELNIKAENIKLDILYEDSDVVVVNKPQGMIVHPAAGVHTGTLVNALLNHCREDLSGINGIARPGIVHRIDKDTSGILVVAKNDISHNKLSEQLKDHSMTREYIALVEGIVKEEEGSLDKPIGRHKKDKIKMAVAEDGKKAITHYKVIKRFKDYTLVKCILETGRTHQIRVHMCYLGHPIVGDPVYGYKKQKFNLKGQLLHAQKLGFIHPTTGMYMEFEVEIPEHFKRIVDILSKGGN
- the lspA gene encoding signal peptidase II, producing MEIVIILLGLAVDRLTKVWIMQNLSENSYIDVVNNMVSLFYLKNRGAAFGILQNKLYLLTTITIVVIIGMVYYIFKFRPQSKIIKISFSLIISGALGNLIDRILYKYVVDFIALHFKNIYYFPIFNIADVLVVTGTIVLAFCLLKEEKYES
- a CDS encoding 5'-methylthioadenosine/adenosylhomocysteine nucleosidase, with protein sequence MIIGIIGAMDEELKIILSELKLHKTELKANMEFNSGKLYGKDIVVVRSGIGKVNAAVCTQILIDDFKVDIIINVGIAGGVAENVYPGDIVIADSLVQHDVNAVAFGYEIGQIPRLDTYDFKCDERLVKKVKSTCSKMKNKNSFVGRIVTGDEFISSSEKVKYLYKKFNALACEMEGGSIAQVAYLNNVPFVIIRSISDNANNGASMEYEEFAPIAIKNSTEILKNVIKSL
- a CDS encoding DivIVA domain-containing protein yields the protein MLITAGEITNKEFKKGLRGYNIDEVDEFLDKIAESYEAICKENSLLKEKLQLMEDKVNHYNKMENTIKGTLLLAQNTSEQVKENAKRESECMLKNANETAQKIIDKAHSDVIQINDEFERSKQEFSKFRTKFRSFVKTQLEMFDDMEKDFVKNYNIGYEMDEIPEKDIEVKSIEKVEPKGIEFSPSLKESNLNKEEYVDNINKDDVDKYDTKEISKIEDEIFTEEDELEEIKNFFVKG
- a CDS encoding RNA-binding protein is translated as MDKNTFLSKFYFYNESEILSIYDKIILAKKIHKNVFTSEFYPPNLWKTLEDFKEQIGINVYSYGIFENAERKILAFSESEVSDYPIRLMKIKCNSKFVRLQHRDYLGALMALGIKRGKFGDLIVKENNECYVAVHEDISGYIQMNLNSIGKCGCNTIFLETNINQIPDYDFKTFDINTSSLRIDCLLSSMCRISRSKSEELVKQGKVLLDYLPITKKDKVINDSVCVIIVRGYGKFKIVKKLGYTRRGGCKLHIKKFN
- a CDS encoding YggT family protein: MISNTLAVAISLLFRFLEAAIILDVILSWIMPGRGNAFVELLHVFTEPLMKPGRMLQERIMPGLMIDFSPIVAFFMIDIIRGIIFTIIEAFM
- a CDS encoding cell division protein SepF, producing the protein MAGKMINKMMGFLGLEDDLEEDTEEVEEGKNAKDDFTDVETIMNSKRQNKVVSIHTTISAKVRIVKPTTYEEAADICDELKNRKIIVINTTGLETRIAQRLLDFMGGASYALGGDLEEIEKGVYILSPSSVEVSSDLKNELSAKKIFGWK
- a CDS encoding YggS family pyridoxal phosphate-dependent enzyme: MSIKENLSKIEGDLRENDVILVAVSKTKSIEDIQKVYDLGIRDFGENKVQEFINKEPNLPKDIRWHFIGHLQRNKVKYIVGKVELIHSLDSVKLLQELEKHYKAKDLTANVLIQINIGREENKTGIYLENLEELIEACELCTNVKVKGLMSVIPIGDEKSCRNYFRKMKYIFEDLKNKKFTNISMDILSMGMTHDYGVAVEEGSTLVRIGEGIFGKRNYNNK
- a CDS encoding DUF881 domain-containing protein, which encodes MKATEANVFVFIASVIIGILISMNISIYKGKTTKSVFLSAKQYQDAYSYKNQIYSEILSLTAQYNDNYNKLKKYMDNEENEAQVINTMNEEIDKSNIILGKVAVEGQGISIYLDDATMEDGLDVLEYQMKIVHNTDIIQVINDLKNADAEAVSINGHRIVNSSEVYCSGPFLRVNGVKIAAPFLIDAIGNKDVLYNYMMSNENYLKTMMIRKIKVNVKKSDNIQIPAYNGQYKIHFMEKEN
- a CDS encoding small basic family protein, giving the protein MIGFIGLMLGIIIGIVWNVNIPDKFSPYMSVAILACLDSVFGAVRANLSKDFQLDIFISGFFGNAVLAAALAYLGDKLGVPIYLAAVIVFGGRIFDNFAIIRRLLIEKTKLRQ